In Aureibacillus halotolerans, a single genomic region encodes these proteins:
- a CDS encoding extracellular solute-binding protein, translating into MKLVFWNLFSGGDQEYMLSIVDAYNESQNDVFVESPTIAWADYYTKLVTSVAAGKGPDLAVSHAARVPELYYQGLAAPLDDLANEIGFKWGGITQNVEESIVLDGNHYAIPIDTHPFILYLNKELVTEAGLLDENGNVAMEETPEGFIDFFTKAKKALPQKFPIAMSSTGVDPYRWWWAVYFQMGGTPMLSDDLTETEITMDREIAIKAATYLKSLYHEHELIPPNLGDFYQSFQSGKAVSMLTGVWATGIWEQTEGLEFIPLPLPQLFEQPGDFGGSHTIVMPADPDMSPERKRAGMEFMAFVLDQGAEWAKAGHIPAKTSILQEDAYLEQPYRSSYAEVAQNVVFPSKTIYAGAAQTIMQRNLDLIWTNNASPEEAIDIMIDELEVLVP; encoded by the coding sequence ATGAAGCTTGTGTTTTGGAACTTGTTCTCCGGTGGAGATCAGGAGTACATGCTGTCGATTGTGGATGCCTATAACGAAAGTCAAAACGACGTCTTTGTAGAAAGTCCGACCATTGCTTGGGCAGATTACTACACAAAGCTTGTCACTAGCGTAGCAGCAGGTAAAGGACCGGATTTAGCTGTCTCCCATGCCGCACGTGTCCCAGAGCTTTATTATCAAGGTCTTGCCGCACCTCTTGATGACCTTGCAAATGAAATCGGTTTCAAATGGGGCGGTATTACACAAAACGTGGAAGAGTCGATTGTTCTTGATGGAAATCACTATGCAATACCGATTGATACACACCCGTTTATTTTATATTTGAACAAGGAGCTGGTGACGGAAGCAGGTCTGCTAGATGAAAATGGCAATGTGGCAATGGAAGAGACTCCAGAAGGATTTATAGATTTTTTTACGAAAGCAAAGAAAGCGCTTCCTCAAAAGTTCCCAATTGCCATGTCTTCGACAGGTGTCGACCCGTACCGTTGGTGGTGGGCGGTCTATTTCCAAATGGGTGGGACGCCAATGTTATCTGATGATCTGACAGAAACAGAAATAACGATGGATAGAGAAATTGCGATTAAGGCGGCAACGTATTTGAAGAGTCTTTATCATGAGCATGAGCTAATCCCACCAAACCTAGGAGATTTTTATCAAAGCTTTCAGTCTGGAAAAGCCGTTTCAATGCTGACAGGGGTATGGGCAACAGGAATTTGGGAGCAAACGGAAGGGCTTGAGTTTATCCCGCTGCCATTGCCGCAGCTGTTTGAACAACCTGGGGACTTTGGGGGCTCACATACGATTGTCATGCCGGCAGATCCTGATATGTCTCCAGAACGAAAGCGTGCCGGAATGGAGTTTATGGCATTTGTTCTTGATCAAGGGGCCGAATGGGCGAAAGCAGGACATATTCCAGCGAAGACATCGATATTGCAAGAAGATGCGTATCTTGAGCAACCCTATCGATCGTCTTATGCAGAAGTAGCCCAAAATGTTGTGTTTCCTAGTAAGACCATTTATGCAGGAGCAGCACAGACGATTATGCAGCGTAATCTTGATCTCATCTGGACAAACAATGCGTCTCCGGAAGAGGCTATTGACATCATGATTGATGAACTAGAGGTGCTTGTACCGTAA